The Candida dubliniensis CD36 chromosome 5, complete sequence genome has a window encoding:
- the CST20 gene encoding pseudohyphal/invasive-growth/pheromone-pathways signal transduction serine/threonine-protein kinase, PAK (p21-activated kinase) family, putative (In S. cerevisiae: signal transducing kinase of the PAK (p21-activated kinase) family, involved in pheromone response and pseudohyphal/invasive growth pathways;~In C. albicans: protein kinase of Ste20p/p65PAK family, required for wild-type mating efficiency and virulence in a mouse model) → MSILSENNSTPTSITDPRKTSHSHNTESNPRSRVSSAPEVGSTPLAPPTQVMNTTSANTSSLSLGSPMHEKIKQFDQDRVDTGEINDAFTKSVSGDVDDLQQSRNNHIESDKEQNEDDDEKTQGMPPRMPGTFNVKGLHQNDDSDNEKQYTELTKSINKRTSKDSYSPGTLESPGTINAMDANNVSPAVIEEEQTQSFQDVPSTLQHQNENASLSAPRSGPPPIPNSKTSSYHDMSSDISSSASVHKIPSNPTSTRGSHLSSYKSTLDPGKPSQAAPPVDIDNLLTKSELDSEPDTSSSATDSPNLLRNDTLQGIPTRDDENIDDSPRQLSQNTSGTSRNTSGTSTSTVVKNSRSGTAKSTAHNQTAAITPVIPNHNKFHQQATNTSSSSLEPLGVGINSNSSPKNGKKRKSGGKVRGVFSSMFGKSKSSSSSSSSNSASNSHSQEVNIKISTPFNAKHLAHVGIDDNGSYTGLPIEWERLLSASGITKKEQQQHPQAVMDIVAFYQDTSENPDDAAFKKFQFDNNKSSSSGWSNENTPPATPGGSSSGGGAPSSPHRTPPSSVVERSSIEQKTSTPSQSVPKTDSKQSQHDDNVQYTPKTPTSHIQENQFIPSRPAPKPPSTPLSAMSGSHRTPSSQPLPRNDSQSDLRSSTPKSHQEVSPNKIKIRSLSSKSLKSMRSRKSGDKFTHIAPAPPPPSLPVIPKSKSHSASLSSQLRPATNGSTTAPIPSSAAFGENNALPKQRVNEFKAHRAPPPPPPPPPPPANILSDQNVEIPQQRTAPSQALADATAPTNIYEIQQTKYQEAQQKLREKKAREIEEIQKLREKNKQHNAEQNISELRTNAATTGTAGASNNAPPVPIPNKKQPTGSGGGRDAKQAALIAQKKREEKKRKNLQIIAKLKTICNPGDPNELYIDLVKIGQGASGGVFLAHDIRDRSNIVAIKQMNLEQQPKKELIINEILVMKGSSHPNIVNFIDSYLLKGDLWVIMEYMEGGSLTDIVTHSVMTEGQIGVVCRETLKGLKFLHSKGVIHRDIKSDNILLNMDGNIKITDFGFCAQINEINSKRITMVGTPYWMAPEIVSRKEYGPKVDVWSLGIMIIEMLEGEPPYLNETPLRALYLIATNGTPKLKDPESLSYDIRKFLAWCLQVDFNKRADADELLHDAFITGCDDVSSLSPLVKIARLKKMSESEQ, encoded by the coding sequence ATGAGTATACTTTCAGAGAATAATTCCACACCCACGTCTATAACAGATCCAAGGAAGACTTCCCATTCACACAATACAGAATCAAACCCTCGTTCTAGGGTATCTTCTGCACCTGAAGTTGGATCGACACCACTAGCACCCCCAACTCAGGTCATGAATACTACATCAGCCAACACTTCTTCTTTAAGTTTAGGGTCTCCAATGCACgagaaaataaaacaatttgatcaaGATCGGGTCGATACAGGGGAAATTAATGACGCGTTTACAAAATCTGTATCTGGcgatgttgatgatttacaaCAATCACGCAACAACCACATCGAGAGTGATAAGGAAcaaaatgaagatgatgatgaaaaaacaCAAGGAATGCCTCCTAGAATGCCAGGTACATTCAATGTGAAAGGTTTGCACCAAAATGATGATAGTGACAATGAAAAACAGTACACTGAGCTAactaaatcaataaataagCGTACCAGCAAAGATTCGTATTCTCCTGGTACTCTTGAAAGTCCTGGTACTATAAATGCAATGGATGCAAATAACGTTTCACCAGCTGTTATAGAGGAAGAACAAACACAATCTTTTCAAGATGTGCCATCGACCTTACAACaccaaaatgaaaatgcaAGCTTGTCTGCACCCCGCAGTGGACCGCCACCGATTCCAAATTCAAAGACATCGTCATATCATGATATGAGTCTGGATATATCTTCATCGGCTTCTGTGCATAAGATCCCGTCAAATCCAACTTCTACTCGAGGTTCTCATTTATCAAGTTACAAGTCTACTTTGGACCCTGGGAAACCTTCACAAGCAGCACCACCAGTTGATATAGATAATTTGTTAACTAAAAGTGAATTGGATCTGGAACCGGACACTTCAAGTAGTGCTACAGATTCCCCAAACCTTTTAAGAAACGATACCTTGCAAGGAATACCAACACGAGATGACGAAAATATTGACGATCTGCCCCGTCAATTATCACAAAATACTAGTGGAACTTCAAGAAATACTTCGGGAACATCAACTTCGACAGTGGTGAAAAACTCGAGATCTGGTACAGCAAAATCAACGGCGCATAACCAAACAGCAGCAATAACTCCCGTCATCCCTAACCACAACAAGTTTCACCAACAAGCGACAAATACTAGCTCATCATCGCTAGAGCCTTTGGGGGTCGGCATAAATTCAAACCTGTCACCCAAGAATGGCAAGAAACGAAAAAGCGGAGGTAAGGTCCGAGGCGTGTTTTCCTCGATGTTTGGGAAAAGCAagtcatcgtcatcatcgtcttcttcaaattcagCTCTGAATAGCCATTCTCAGGAAGTCAATATCAAGATCAGTACCCCATTCAATGCCAAACATCTTGCCCATGTAGgcattgatgataatggtTCATACACGGGTTTGCCAATAGAGTGGGAAAGGTTATTATCTGCCAGTGGTATTACAAAGAaggaacaacaacagcatcCACAAGCAGTGATGGATATAGTGGCCTTTTATCAAGATACAAGCGAGAATCCGGATGACGCTGCATTTAAGAAGTTTCAGTttgacaataataaaagtaGTTCAAGTGGTTGGTCTAATGAAAATACTCCACCAGCAACACCAGGTGGCAGTAGTAGTGGCGGTGGTGCTCCTTCAAGTCCACATCGTACACCACCTTCATCGGTCGTTGAAAGAAGCAGCATTGAACAGAAAACAAGTACCCCATCTCAATCAGTACCAAAGACGGATAGTAAACAGCTGCAACATGACGATAATGTTCAATATACACCAAAGACGCCAACATCTCATATTCAAgagaatcaatttattccAAGCAGGCCAGCTCCTAAACCACCATCAACACCGCTTTCTGCTATGAGTGGGTCACACAGAACACCTTCTTCACAACCATTGCCAAGGAATGATTCACAATCGGATCTTCGTTCATCAACCCCTAAATCACATCAAGAAGTTTCTCCAAATAAGATAAAGATTCGTTCACTCTCGTCgaaatcattaaaatcaatgCGGTCTAGAAAAAGTGGGGATAAATTTACCCATATCGCTCCTGCTCCTCCTCCACCGTCATTGCCAGTAATTCCTAAATCAAAGTCCCATTCAGCGTCTTTGTCTAGTCAATTGAGACCAGCAACAAATGGATCGACGACTGCCCCTATTCCATCAAGTGCTGCTTTTGGTGAGAACAACGCTTTACCTAAGCAAAGAGTAAATGAGTTTAAAGCTCATAGAgcgccaccaccaccacctcctCCACCACCTCCACCGGCCAATATATTATCTGATCAAAATGTTGAGATACCTCAACAACGTACTGCTCCTCTGCAAGCATTAGCTGATGCGACTGCACCGACTAACATCTATGAAATTCAACAAACTAAGTATCAAGAAGCCCAACAGAAACTACGTGAGAAGAAGGCTagagaaattgaagaaatacaaaaactacgagaaaagaataaacaGCACAATGCTGAACAAAATATTTCTGAGTTGAGAACCAATGCTGCTACTACAGGTACTGCTGGTGCTAGTAATAATGCCCCGCCAGTACCTATACCAAACAAGAAACAACCTACTGGTTCTGGTGGTGGACGTGATGCCAAACAAGCGGCATTGATTGCGCAAAAGAAACGAGAAGAGAAGAAACGGAAAAACTTACAGATTATTGCCAAATTGAAGACAATTTGTAATCCTGGTGATCCAAATGAATTGTATATTGATTTGGTAAAGATTGGACAAGGTGCATCTGGTGGAGTTTTCCTTGCTCATGATATTCGTGACAGGTCAAATATCGTTGCCATCAAGCAAATGAATTTAGAACAACAGCCAAAGAAGGAGTTAATTATCAATGAAATCTTAGTGATGAAAGGTAGTCTGCATCCCAACATTgtcaattttattgattcGTATCTTTTGAAAGGCGATTTATGGGTGATTATGGAATATATGGAAGGGGGTTCACTTACAGATATAGTTACTCATAGTGTTATGACAGAAGGCCAAATTGGAGTTGTATGTCGTGAAACTTTAAAGGGATTGAAGTTTTTGCATTCCAAAGGGGTGATCCATCGTGATATTAAATCTGACAACATTTTGTTAAACATGGATGGAAACATTAAGATTACTGATTTTGGATTCTGTGCTcaaatcaatgaaattaatcTGAAACGTATCACTATGGTTGGTACTCCATATTGGATGGCTCCAGAAATTGTTTCTCGTAAAGAATATGGTCCAAAAGTTGATGTTTGGTCATTAGGAATTATGATCATAGAGATGTTGGAAGGTGAGCCACCATACTTGAATGAAACTCCATTGAGAGCATTATATCTTATTGCTACTAATGGTACTCCTAAATTGAAGGATCCAGAATCTTTGAGTTATGATATCAGAAAGTTTTTGGCATGGTGTTTACAAGTTGATTTCAATAAGAGAGCTGATGCCGACGAATTATTGCATGATGCATTTATTACAGGATGTGATGATGTATCTTCGTTAAGTCCATTAGTGAAAATTGCCCgattgaagaagatgagTGAATCAGaacaatga
- a CDS encoding ubiquitin-binding protein, putative (appears to be a fusion of orf19.4243 and orf19.4244;~Similar to S. cerevisiae CUE2) — MTLNKTYNNNGLSYPTTNVTNTFDFSNNNNNDKSRKTIYQLIYGELKTKNDNERNRTGGKYTLGSNDPDINSETIKMIENLCELFPMSTIDELRDHPTNVDHSEDLVTELFDKATALIQSEKDREKEKEKEKKNNQKEPLSQQSKRYNQKYMKVGTSLYSDAVYELQVMFPSIAIKSVEKILQENNGNIEDAAIALLELSSGTTTAASQKQRENDNEWVEESSIVIKVCRFLQTNSNDIFLDKSDVLHYTRKNGGDYYKTLYDVVMNCKSMVLTKQQESTSGGATKTHDKSRNNRRVQRGGAMGLASSTRNRISHGQEPQNEISTTTPTPSNYRYDENSMEAKELWSLIPLNKDGKNSVESISSQKLPINKKFAIKALEFFQGNVYKVIELISELSSSQISSSKQSRHLNEKQPVDIKIENSKFGMPKDSSNNTFIPSSTREYQTDRIILDSHDEQYLFDRYLKTGTVDLHGFTVVEAMELVPLILHHWWNQELTHRQSIGQLEKFGNSASLGSVLIITGRGVHSTGGVSTVKVSVNRYLTNNNYIFEQPTSGSFEVTGKRINKK; from the coding sequence ATGACATTGAACAAAAcctataataataatggtcTATCCTATCCTACAACCAATGTAACTAAtacttttgatttttccaataataataataatgataaaagtAGAAAAACCATATATCAACTAATCTACGGtgaattgaaaactaaaaatgacaatgaaagaaatagaaCTGGTGGGAAATATACCCTTGGTAGTAATGATCCTGATATAAATAgtgaaacaattaaaatgattgaaaatttatGTGAGTTGTTTCCGATGTCtactattgatgaattacGAGATCATCCGACGAATGTTGATCATTCAGAAGATTTAGTAACAGAATTGTTTGACAAAGCCACAGCATTAATACAGTCTGAAAAGGACAgggaaaaggaaaaggaaaaggaaaagaaaaataaccAGAAAGAACCACTTCTGCAACAATCAAAACGATACAACCAGAAATATATGAAAGTTGGAACGTCTTTATACCTGGATGCAGTTTATGAATTGCAGGTAATGTTCCCCTCTATTGCAATCAAATCTGTGGAAAAAATCTTACAAGAgaataatggtaatatcGAAGATGCAGCAATTGCTTTGCTAGAGTTATCATCAGGAACAACCACTGCAGCCTCACAGAAACAGAGGGAGAATGACAATGAATGGGTAGAAGAATCTTCTATAGTGATCAAAGTTTGTCGGTTTCTTCAAACAAATTCTAATgatatttttcttgataaGAGTGATGTTTTGCATTACACACGAAAAAATGGAGGTGATTATTATAAAACATTGTATGACGTGGTTATGAATTGCAAATCTATGGTGCttacaaaacaacaagaatcCACTTCTGGTGGTGCCACTAAAACCCACGACAAGTCGAGGAATAATCGAAGGGTACAACGAGGAGGAGCTATGGGTTTGGCTAGTAGTACTAGAAATAGAATACTGCATGGCCAAGAACctcaaaatgaaatttcaaCAACTACACCAACACCAAGTAACTATCGTTATGATGAGAATTCAATGGAGGCAAAAGAATTATGGAGCTTAATACCGCTAAATAAAGACGGCAAGAATAGTGTTGAACTGATATCAAGCCAAAAACTcccaataaataaaaaatttgcaATAAAAGCTTTGGAGTTTTTCCAAGGCAATGTGTATAAagtaattgaattgatttcagAACTATCGTCTTCACAAATATCTTCAAGCAAGCAATCAAGACACCTTAACGAGAAACAACCAGTTGatatcaaaattgaaaactccAAATTTGGCATGCCAAAAGattcttctaataataCTTTTATTCCATCATCAACACGAGAGTATCAAACGGATAGAATTATTCTTGATTCACATGACGAGCAATATCTATTTGACAGATATCTTAAAACAGGAACAGTTGACCTACATGGGTTTACAGTAGTAGAAGCAATGGAGTTGGTACCgttaattcttcatcattggTGGAATCAAGAATTGACCCATCGTCAGTCAATTGGTCAATTAGAGAAATTTGGGAACCTGGCTTCATTGGGATCAGTATTGATAATAACTGGTAGAGGGGTCCATTCTACTGGCGGAGTTTCAACAGTCAAAGTATCAGTGAATCGTTATTTAAcgaataataattatatatttgaGCAACCAACTAGTGGTAGTTTTGAAGTCACTGGCAAAAGAATCAATAAGAAGTGA
- a CDS encoding conserved hypothetical protein (spliced gene), producing the protein MSDCLSNKVILEYFNHHSKQLMPSCDLQTVLPREFTSETLKLNRSTSIKLHDLIRITPVQVTLKGPFPYELNAAKYIVKCENPISESNTGFKNTIKRHHWYPNVNINPTYNNEVLQLESIEPYSPPPFQTLHSEMKKWRNSGFKVDSPINFNTSHKSISIHPSPKWVLPDSIDLFSISQDNLNSHIPKHSIPEREVLLIKDKTPSCKYFCESQLIFTPLEPCINTMRYDPWLYNDSSLPNPCVEDITQYLLDQNRVTKSGKYLVVPVACPNTKMKDSPVVIISKFIFSHLKPEKHNWKLPMRVLIENMTWNPFNVDTANFVNKYLIETIAQDRNFMATTDKTIISSVQMAIPPTTTHAFPKLSKTESAQELKPVNIKYPQRNNTPTKSDGLINTQIETNVATYHNDTDIMNELISSRKRKRKKLDTVSNAVLPPEISMLSFVEPKIPQNKETIEEINSSVLSITTIDKSVFAKTQHIIINETLWDTNYQLAKSLSDVVHALEMKIKLPIDIIVNATTGIYCTSSDYLFQSDGHGEFLILKTLLHLKKHFRSLLLFSTVSTPIFLKYNSKKLQKLQVLCMSLNIKLFLIPPQDLVVWILQVLNVEGPENSTLSVDTDDQEGNLLAECGLSYFQVNQVLQRCSFDEFLIMDTKEKINQFGEIITSELIYQLESILSQQLY; encoded by the exons ATGTCTGATTGTCTACTGAATAAAGTAATTCTCGAGTACTTCAATCATCACTCAAAGCAGTTGATGCCAAGTTGTGACTTGCAAACTGTTCTCCCTCGCGAATTCACTTCAGAAACTCTAAAGCTAAACAGAAGCACATCGATTAAGTTACATGACTTGATCCGGATTACGCCTGTTCAAGTCACCCTCAAGGGGCCTTTCCCTTATGAATTAAATGCTGCTAAGTACATTGTGAAATGTGAAAACCCAATATCCGAAAGTAATACCGGTTTCAAGAATACAATTAAACGTCACCATTGGTACCCCAATGTTAACATCAATCCCACATACAATAACGAGGTCCTTCAATTAGAGTCTATTGAACCTTATTCACCACCACCCTTCCAAACTTTGCATAgtgaaatgaaaaagtgGAGAAACCTGGGTTTCAAAGTAGACTCTCcaataaatttcaatactTCACACAAGAGTATATCAATACACCCACTGCCAAAATGGGTTTTGCCTGATTCTATTGACTTGTTCAGTATTTCTCAGGATAATTTAAACTCGCATATTCCAAAACACTCTATTCCTGAACGAGAAGTTTTGCTAATTAAAGATAAAACTCCAAGTTGCAAGTACTTTTGTGAAAGTCAGTTAATTTTTACCCCACTCGAACCTTGCATTAACACGATGAGGTATGATCCGTGGTTATACAATGATAGCTCGCTTCCAAACCCTTGTGTGGAAGATATTACCCAATATTTGCTCGACCAAAATAGAGTTACCAAGAGTGGGAAATACTTAGTAGTACCAGTCGCATGTCCCAACACCAAAATGAAAGATAGTCCAGTCGTAATCATCTCAAAGTTCATTTTCAGCCATCTCAAACCCGAAAAACATAATTGGAAATTGCCAATGCGTgtattgattgaaaatatgACATGGAATCCATTTAATGTAGATACTGCCAATTTTGTTAACAAATATCTTATAGAAACCATTGCTCAAGACAGAAACTTTATGGCTACCACAGATAAAACAATCATATCAAGTGTACAAATGGCAATACCACCCACAACCACACATGCATTTCCTAAACTATCAAAAACTGAAAGTGCCCAGGAATTGAAACCAGTAAACATTAAATACCCACAAAGAAATAATACCCCAACAAAGTCTGATGGCCTAATCAACACCCAAATCGAAACTAATGTTGCCACCTATCATAATGACACAGATATTATGAATGAACTAATTTcttcaagaaaaagaaaaaggaaaaagttAGACACAGTCTCAAATGCAGTTTTGCCACCTGAGATATCTATGTTACTGTTTGTGGAACCTAAAATTCCTCAAAATAAAGAGACcattgaagaaataaacAGCTCTGTATTGTCGATTACCACCATTGACAAATCTGTCTTTGCCAAAACACAACACAttataattaatgaaacaTTATGGGATACCAATTACCAGTTAGCAAAATCGTTGTCTGACGTTGTTCATGCGTTGGAAATGAAAATCAAACTTCctattgatattattgttaatgcCACTACTGGAATATACTGTACACTGTCGGATTACCTTTTCCAAAGTGATGGTCATGGCgaatttttaattctaaaaACCCTCCTTCACCTCAAAAAGCATTTCCGTTCATTGCTTTTATTCTCTACGGTGTCTACACCAATATTCTTAAAATATAACAgcaaaaaattacaaaagCTTCAAGTATTGTGTATGTCCCttaatatcaaattattcCTAATTCCACCACAAGATTTGGTTGTTTGGATCTTGCAAGTACTTAATGTCGAGGGTCCGGAAAATTCTACCCTTTCTGTTGATACTGATGATCAAGAAGGTAACCTTCTAGCTGAATGTGGCTTATCATATTTTCAAGTGAATCAAGTCTTACAAAGGTGTTCTTTTGACGAGTTTCTCATTATGGATACTAaggaaaaaataaatcaatttgggGAAATAATTACATCTGAACTAATT TACCAACTAGAAAGTATTCTCTCCCAGCAACTTTACTAA
- a CDS encoding ER protein processing protein, putative (Similar to S. cerevisiae PER1;~putatively involved in lipid remodelling of GPI-anchored proteins in the ER) has product MNHFLHFTFTIALLAYTILASPGDDLYAFQDCLYQCEQITCHNNPYHIIQQEFYTELSSNPDYEFKYYNPYWEFDSMPLPLYLRLLGWNCESNCDYQCQRIITSERIKNHEEIYQFHGKWPFLRILGIQELTSVIMSLGNLYVNYQSFKKIWRSVINNDSVPSNLKYQFTNICVVQIVTMCAWLFSTIFHVRDYILTERLDYYFAGLTVLTQFHALGARYFNLYKHSRVVYRWLFSLSCALAYAYHVYRLYTDWSYTYNMQANICVGLFQNVFYCLVCFGLYVKYYNLEQTENKVILNHLNYIESSRIILSSFFTRSSKLFSLYPLLLCFIVVCGMALEVFDFPPVFFDLVDAHSLWHLVTILPVYMGWYDWLVWDVNENVWSNIQEEEKKKKE; this is encoded by the coding sequence ATGAATCACTTTCTACATTTTACCTTTACAATTGCGTTATTGGCATATACTATTTTAGCTTCTCCTGGGGATGACTTGTATGCTTTCCAAGATTGTCTATATCAATGTGAACAAATAACCTGTCACAATAACCCTTACCATATTATTCAACAGGAATTTTATACTGAATTGAGCAGTAACCCCGATTatgaattcaaatattataatCCATATTGGGAATTTGATTCGATGCCGTTGCCGCTATACCTTAGATTGCTTGGGTGGAATTGCGAACTGAACTGTGATTATCAATGCCAGAGAATTATTACCAGCGAGAGAATTAAAAACCATGAAGagatttatcaattccATGGTAAGTGGCCATTTCTAAGAATCTTGGGCATTCAGGAGCTTACTAGTGTTATCATGTCATTGGGGAATCTATATGTGAATTATCAGagtttcaaaaaaatatggaGGTCTGTAATAAACAATGACTCGGTGccatcaaatttaaaatatcaattcaCAAATATCTGTGTGGTACAGATAGTGACTATGTGTGCTTGGCTATTTTCAACAATCTTCCATGTCCGAGACTATATTTTAACTGAAAGGTTGGACTATTATTTTGCTGGACTAACAGTGCTAACCCAGTTCCATGCCTTGGGTGCTCGTTATTTCAACTTGTATAAACATAGCCGAGTCGTATACCGATGGTTGTTTTCCTTGTCCTGTGCTTTGGCCTATGCATATCATGTCTACCGATTATACACAGATTGGTCGTACACATATAACATGCAAGCTAATATTTGTGTTGGGCTTTTCCAAAATGtgttttattgtttggTGTGTTTTGGATTATATGTCAAGTATTATAATTTGGAACAGACTGAAAATAAAGTGATCttgaatcatttgaattaCATCGAAAGTTCACGGATCATATTGTCTTCATTTTTCACAAGAAGCTCTAAATTGTTCTCATTGTATCCATTACTTTTGTGCTTTATTGTTGTCTGTGGTATGGCGTTGGAggtatttgattttccacCAGTGTTTTTTGATTTAGTCGATGCTCATAGTTTATGGCATTTGGTGACAATCCTCCCAGTATATATGGGTTGGTACGATTGGCTAGTATGGGATGTAAACGAGAATGTATGGTCAAACATACAAgaggaagaaaagaaaaagaaggagTAG